Proteins encoded together in one Ictidomys tridecemlineatus isolate mIctTri1 chromosome 3, mIctTri1.hap1, whole genome shotgun sequence window:
- the LOC101973726 gene encoding C-C motif chemokine 8, which translates to MKVSVALLCLLLTAATVSSQEQSQPGAPLMPITCCFSTINRRIPIQKLQSYTITSTQCPKVAVIFKTKRGKEICADPSENWVKDSMTLLNQNSQTPKP; encoded by the exons ATGAAGGTCTCTGTGGCACTTCTGTGCCTGCTGCTCACAGCAGCCACCGTCAGCTCCCAGGAGCAGTCTCAGCCAG GTGCACCGTTGATGCCCATCACCTGCTGCTTTAGCACTATCAACAGGAGGATCCCCATCCAGAAGCTGCAGAGCTACACAATCACCAGCACCCAATGTCCAAAAGTAGCGGTGAT CTTCAAGACCAAACGGGGTAAGGAGATCTGTGCTGACCCCAGTGAGAACTGGGTCAAGGATTCTATGACGCTCCTGAACCAAAACTCTCAAACTCCGAAGCCTTGA